The following are encoded together in the Daucus carota subsp. sativus chromosome 5, DH1 v3.0, whole genome shotgun sequence genome:
- the LOC108219670 gene encoding mRNA-decapping enzyme subunit 2, translating to MSGLPRSSSAPLRNSGLPPQELLDDLCSRFVLNVPKEDQQSFERILFLVEYAHWFYEDNSVERNPSLKSLSLKEFTSLMFNSCDVLKPYVAHIDDIFKDFTSYKVRVPVTGAIILDETYERCLLVKGWKGTSWSFPRGKKNKDEEDHKCAVREVLEETGFDFSKFLNKDEYIEMIFGQQRVRLYIVTGVKDDTAFAPLTKKEISEIAWHRLDDLQPANNDVISRGITGLKLYMVSPFLASLKSWISAHQPPVAPKLNAPMKGISVWKAKTSSTGSSATIAESLAVKPKANTQSSAMGPGRSFRNFRFDTGLIFQAMETAFSS from the exons ATGTCAGGGCTTCCTCGATCTTCGAGCGCGCCGCTAAGGAATTCCGGCCTCCCTCCTCAAGAACTCCTCGACGATCTCTGCAG CCGGTTTGTTTTAAATGTCCCAAAAGAAGATCAACAATCGTTTGAGAGGATACTGTTTCTTGTGGAATATGCACACTGGTTTTATGAGGACAATTCAGTTGAAAGAAATCCTTCACTGAAGTCACTTTCGCTAAAGGAATTCACCTCCCTCA TGTTTAACAGTTGTGATGTTTTGAAACCCTATGTCGCACACATAGATGACATATTCAAGGATTTCACTTCATACAAGGTTCGGGTTCCTGTAACAGGAGCCATTATTCTGGATGAAACTTATGAGCGG TGTTTACTAGTTAAAGGGTGGAAAGGAACAAGTTGGAGTTTTCCCCGTGGAAAAAAGAACAAAGATGAGGAAGACCATAAGTGTGCTGTTAGGGAG GTTTTGGAGGAAACAGGTTTTGATTTTTCGAAATTTCTTAACAAAGACGAGTACATTGAAATGATATTTGGTCAGCAGAGGGTGCGGCTCTACATAGTTACTGGCGTGAAAGATGATACAGCATTTGCTCCACTTACCAAAAAGGAAATCAGT GAAATAGCATGGCATCGGCTTGATGATCTTCAACCAGCTAATAATGATGTAATATCCCGCGGGATCACTGGTCTCAAGCTTTACATGGTTTCACCATTCTTGGC ATCTTTGAAGTCATGGATTTCAGCGCATCAACCCCCTGTAGCACCAAAGCTCAATGCACCCATGAAAG GAATTAGTGTCTGGAAGGCCAAGACAAGTTCTACAGGAAGCAGCGCAACAATTGCGGAATCTCTAGCTGTTAAGCCCAAGGCAAATACTCAATCTTCTGCTATGGGCCCTGGAAGGAGCTTCAGAAATTTCCGGTTTGATACTGGACTTATCTTTCAAGCGATGGAAACAGCCTTCTCATCCTGA
- the LOC108220271 gene encoding tetraspanin-19 isoform X2, with translation MKEREAQYYLHMFIHFNGENSKDLPSTIPEAFQLYCGTGSLWLIRVWQSYMKGASPNDQTSFPWFVHAYISLGISFCAITCLGIFVAHTAYSHFLSCVPFSIPKTLMMAHLFLSLEWEKIQS, from the exons ATGAAAGAAAGGGAAGCTCAGTATTACTTGCACATGTTCATCCATTTCAATGGAGAAAACAGTAAAGACCTCCCTTCAACTATTCCTGAAGCTTTTCAACTCTATTGCGGGACTGGCTCCTTATGGTTGATTCGTGTATGGCAGAGTTACATGAAAGGAGCATCTCCTAATGATCAAACTTCTTTTCCATG GTTTGTACATGCTTATATCAGCCTTGGAATCAGCTTCTGTGCCATTACATGCCTAGGCATTTTTGTTGCTCACACTGCTTACTCACATTTCCTCTCCTGTGTACCCTTTTCCATACCAA AGACTCTCATGATGGCACACCTATTTCTCAGTCTTGAATGGGAGAAG aTCCAGAGTTGA
- the LOC108220599 gene encoding CASP-like protein 5A2 gives MSRSHPSVHPVNFNAPPSPSTIPLDENDLQHNPPTRIRMKELQGMPGTSTSLALRSLQFSFAVVSLAVMATTSDFPSVTAFRYLVAAVSLQTLWSLSLGVVDIYALLVKRCLRNSRVIALFTMGDGITCTLTFAAACASAGITILIGNDIDSCAQNHCTRFETATAMAFMSWFAVSPSFFLNFWSLASR, from the exons ATGAGTCGAAGCCACCCATCAGTGCACCCAGTAAACTTTAACGCGCCCCCCTCACCATCAACAATCCCTCTGGATGAAAATGATCTTCAACATAACCCTCCCACTAGGATTCGTATGAAAGAGCTACAGGGCATGCCTGGTACTTCAACTAGTCTCGCTTTGCGTTCTCTCCAATTCTCTTTCGCCGTCGTCTCTCTCGCTGTCATGGCCACTACCTCTGACTTCCCCTCCGTTACCGCCTTCCG ATACCTTGTTGCTGCTGTGAGCTTGCAGACTTTGTGGAGTCTATCACTTGGGGTTGTTGATATATATGCTTTGTTGGTAAAGCGCTGCTTGAGGAATTCCAGAGTTATCGCCTTGTTCACTATGGGGGATGGG ATTACATGCACCCTTACATTTGCGGCAGCATGTGCATCTGCTGGTATAACCATCCTTATTGGTAATGATATTGACAGCTGTGCTCAGAATCATTGTACCCGATTTGAAACAGCCACTGCTATGGCCTTCATGAGTTGGTTTGCCGTTTCACCATCCTTTTTCCTGAACTTCTGGTCATTAGCATCTAGGTAA
- the LOC108220106 gene encoding ubiquitin-like protein 5, translating into MIEVVLNDRLGKKVRVKCNDDDTIGDLKKLVAAQTGTRAEKIRIQKWYNIYKDHITLRDYEIHDGMGLELYYN; encoded by the coding sequence ATGATTGAGGTGGTGTTGAACGATCGTCTTGGAAAGAAGGTGCGCGTAAAGTGCAACGATGACGACACAATTGGTGATTTGAAGAAGCTTGTTGCTGCTCAGACTGGGACTCGTGCCGAGAAGATTCGTATTCAGAAGTGGTACAATATTTACAAGGATCATATCACTCTTCGTGATTATGAGATTCATGATGGCATGGGTCTCGAGCTTTACTACAATTAG
- the LOC108219839 gene encoding GCN5-related N-acetyltransferase 4, chloroplastic, whose translation MRTVALGLSLNSLSVNFNNTPSSTPPCRFPSHLSRSGICKASQVAELFPTLSPEIVVREARLEDCWEVAETHCSSFFPEYSFPLDFVLRIDRLLAMVMGFSVPNGCQRTCLVAVTGSSDEDAFCIGSEDLKIGGFDGKFSLNKGYVTGILTVDTVADFLPRKGPLRNRRTGIAYVSNVAVRDRYRRKGIAKKLIIKAEALAKSWGCRAVALHCDLNNPGAVDLYKGQGFKSIKVPEGAKWPQPKTAPDVQFNFMMKILNT comes from the exons ATGCGGACGGTGGCGCTGGGACTCTCACTCAACAGTCTTTCTGTCAATTTTAACAACACTCCCTCATCCACTCCTCCTTGCAGATTCCCCTCCCATCTCTCCAGatcag GGATATGCAAAGCCAGTCAAGTGGCAGAGTTATTTCCAACTCTATCACCTGAGATTGTTGTACGAGAGGCCAGATTAGAGGATTGCTGGGAAGTGGCAGAGACCCACTGTAGCTCGTTCTTCCCAGAATACTCCTTCCCTTTAGATTTTGTCCTAAGGATTGATAGGTTGTTAGCTATGGTAATGGGATTCTCTGTACCTAATGGTTGTCAGAGAACCTGTTTAGTTGCTGTTACTGGCAGTTCTGATGAAGATGCCTTCTGCATCGGAAGTGAAGACCTCAAAATTGGTGGATTTGATGGGAAATTTAGTCTAAATAAAGGGTATGTTACTGGAATATTAACTGTGGATACGGTCGCTGATTTTCTTCCCAGAAAAGGACCGCTCCGAAATAGAAG AACTGGGATTGCATATGTATCAAATGTTGCAGTTCGAGATAGATATAGACGGAAGGGGATAGCTAAAAAGCTTATAATCAAAGCAGAAGCTCTAGCAAAAAGCTGGGGATGTCGTGCCGTTGCATTGCACTGTGACCTAAACAATCCAGGGGCAGTAGATTTGTACAAAGGTCAAGGTTTTAAAAGCATAAAAGTGCCAGAAGGAGCCAAGTGGCCGCAACCTAAAACCGCACCGGATGTCCAGTTCAACTTCATGATGAAGATTCTAAACACATAA
- the LOC108220271 gene encoding tetraspanin-19 isoform X1 yields the protein MKEREAQYYLHMFIHFNGENSKDLPSTIPEAFQLYCGTGSLWLIRVWQSYMKGASPNDQTSFPWFVHAYISLGISFCAITCLGIFVAHTAYSHFLSCVPFSIPKTLMMAHLFLSLEWEKGPDREIRRFQRLCGVGF from the exons ATGAAAGAAAGGGAAGCTCAGTATTACTTGCACATGTTCATCCATTTCAATGGAGAAAACAGTAAAGACCTCCCTTCAACTATTCCTGAAGCTTTTCAACTCTATTGCGGGACTGGCTCCTTATGGTTGATTCGTGTATGGCAGAGTTACATGAAAGGAGCATCTCCTAATGATCAAACTTCTTTTCCATG GTTTGTACATGCTTATATCAGCCTTGGAATCAGCTTCTGTGCCATTACATGCCTAGGCATTTTTGTTGCTCACACTGCTTACTCACATTTCCTCTCCTGTGTACCCTTTTCCATACCAA AGACTCTCATGATGGCACACCTATTTCTCAGTCTTGAATGGGAGAAG GGACCCGACAGGGAGATTCGACGATTTCAAAGACTATGTGGAGTTGGATTTTAA